A stretch of the Rosa rugosa chromosome 5, drRosRugo1.1, whole genome shotgun sequence genome encodes the following:
- the LOC133712187 gene encoding disease resistance protein BAK6-like — MVSRVLLCFLFAVATASVDCNLEGDILYSWKTMLVDPNNVLASWNLTFPNPCSWFHVTCNNENIVTRLDLGNAGLLGPIIPALANLTNLQYLELYQNKFNGSIPSELGHLKDLVSLDLYWNQLSGSIPETLGHLNSLRFLRVFRNNLTGPIPWSLGNLTSLQILKLNKNRLTGALPVEVIELVRFGNLGVLDVSNNLLAGTVHPTNSTGFAVTKVIQDPKARN; from the exons ATGGTTTCTCGAGTTttgctttgttttctgtttgcAGTTGCCACTGCATCTGTGGATTGTAACTTGGAAG GGGATATTCTTTATTCCTGGAAAACCATGTTGGTCGACCCTAACAATGTTCTTGCTAGCTGGAACCTGACATTCCCCAATCCATGCTCTTGGTTCCATGTTACCTGCAATAACGAAAACATCGTTACAAGGCT GGACCTTGGCAATGCTGGATTATTAGGACCTATTATCCCTGCGCTTGCAAATTTGACTAACCTCCAATACTT GGAGCTATACCAGAACAAATTTAATGGATCTATTCCATCGGAACTTGGTCACTTAAAAGACCTAGTCAGCTTGGACTTGTACTGGAACCAACTCTCGGGTTCAATTCCAGAGACATTAGGTCACTTGAATTCATTGAGATTTTT GAGGGTCTTTCGCAATAATCTAACTGGACCTATTCCTTGGTCTCTTGGCAATTTGACAAGTTTACAAATCCT GAAATTAAACAAGAACCGTCTAACTGGTGCTTTACCAGTAGAGGTCATTGAACTCGTTCGTTTTGGCAACTTGGGCGTTTT GGATGTCTCAAACAATTTGTTGGCAGGAACCGTACACCCCACCAATTCAACAG gTTTTGCAGTTACAAAAGTCATACAAGATCCGAAAGCTCGGAACTAA
- the LOC133708487 gene encoding leucine-rich repeat protein 1-like, whose amino-acid sequence MAMWALLHLLTTALVFSWPLTPATANLEGDALFALRRAVKDPNNVLQSWDPTLVDPCTWFHVTCDGDNRVTRLDLGNANLVGSLVPELGKLERLQYLELYMNNLTGSIPKELGGLKSLVSLDLYHNNFTGSIPSSLSNLSNLNFLRLNGNRLTGTIPRKLTKLGSLKIFDVSNNDLCGTFPTSGSFSKFSEESFKNNPRLEGPELMGFVRYDITGNCK is encoded by the exons ATGGCGATGTGGGCTCTGCTTCATCTTCTCACCACCGCCCTCGTTTTCTCTTGGCCATTGACACCCGCCACTGCAAACTTAGAAG GGGATGCTCTCTTTGCTTTGAGAAGAGCTGTCAAGGACCCGAACAATGTTCTCCAGAGCTGGGATCCAACCCTGGTTGATCCCTGCACTTGGTTTCACGTCACCTGCGACGGCGATAATCGAGTCACTCGACT AGACCTTGGAAATGCAAACCTGGTCGGTAGTCTAGTACCTGAGCTGGGCAAGCTCGAACGCCTTCAATATCT GGAACTGTACATGAACAACTTGACTGGTTCTATACCAAAAGAGCTGGGAGGATTGAAGAGCCTTGTGAGCTTGGATCTCTACCACAACAACTTCACTGGGTCCATCCCTTCCTCGCTTTCCAACCTCTCCAATCTTAACTTCTT GCGGCTAAATGGTAACAGACTGACCGGAACTATACCGAGGAAACTTACAAAACTCGGAAGCCTCAAAATCTT TGATGTATCCAACAACGATTTATGTGGTACCTTCCCAACCTCAGGCTCCTTCTCCAAGTTCTCAGAAGAAAG TTTCAAGAATAACCCAAGATTGGAAGGACCAGAGCTGATGGGATTTGTCAGATACGATATTACAGGAAACTGCAAATGA
- the LOC133708485 gene encoding uncharacterized protein At2g33490, translating to MKTSLRKLRGLALHKHEAKDHRIDLQPHAQLDELAQASQDMQDMRDCYDSLLSAAAATANSAYEFSESLREMGACLLQKTALNDDEDGGKVLLKLGKLQYELHKLVDSYRSHIFQTIAVPSESLLNELQTVEEMKNQCDEKRDVYEYMLKRQKEKGRLRGGKGETFSVQQIQLARDEYDDEASLFVFRLKSLKQGQSRSLLTQAARHHAAQLCFFKKALSTVEAVEPHVKLVTEQQHIDYKFNGLDDEGDGDNDDDNDDDDSSFVNDDGELSFDYGHNEQEPDLSTTRSSMESDQVDLTFPKISSVEAMKDRLSRNSFSFKGRAVSQSAPLFPENKLDRAEKMRHMQPSLSRKFHSYVLPTPVDTNHSVSTGPGNSVPQTVQSSLSGLKQNLWHSSPLEPNNEKIMGDKKAAGPTVINAQSVLRESNNNIASHRLPPPLAGHMVYLGMDPLAAFDSKKIKRQAFSGPLTGKHSSSKPVSVGSHQMFSGPLLRNPIPQPTSVSPKVSPNASPTFMSSPKISELHELPRPPVGLTSKSSRPLVGHSAPLAPRAQMQSTTSKPPLSPTAAPLPKPPQIIPRSFSIPSSSSRVTELHVSEPQEAFPVPEKSEDVASPPLSPIALSNTPKKS from the exons ATGAAGACCTCTCTCCGAAAGTTGCGAGGTCTCGCACTTCACAAGCACGAAGCTAAGGACCACCGGATCGATCTTCAGCCGCATGCTCAATTGGACGAGCTCGCTCAGGCTTCTCAG GACATGCAAGATATGAGGGACTGCTATGATAGCTTACTTTCCGCAGCTGCAGCGACAGCAAATAGCGCTTATG aattttcagAGTCACTGCGGGAAATGGGTGCTTGTCTTCTTCAGAAAACTGCATtaaatgatgatgaagatggtg GTAAAGTTCTGCTAAAGCTAGGGAAATTGCAGTATGAACTCCACAAACTTGTTGATAGCTAT CGCTCTCATATATTCCAGACTATCGCAGTTCCATCAGAATCTCTTCTCAATGAACTTCAAACAGTTGAG GAGATGAAGAACCAATGCGATGAGAAAAG AGATGTATATGAGTATATGTTAAAAAGACAGAAAGAAAAAGGGAGGTTAAGAGGTGGAAAAGGAGAGACCTTTTCTGTGCAGCAAATACAACTTGCTCGTGATGAATATGATGACGAGGCAAGTTTATTTGTTTTCCGGTTGAAATCTCTGAAGCAAGGACAATCTCGTAGTCTGCTCACACAGGCAGCTCGGCATCATGCTGCTCAG TTGTGCTTCTTCAAGAAGGCACTTAGTACTGTTGAAGCAGTAGAACCACATGTTAAATTGGTAACCGAACAGCAGCATATTGATTACAAGTTCAATGGGCTAGATGATGAAGGGGATGGTGACAACGATgatgataatgatgatgatgattcctcTTTTGTGAATGATGATGGAGAATTAAGCTTTGACTATGGACATAATGAGCAAGAGCCAGATCTTTCTACAACACGAAGCTCAATGGAG TCGGATCAGGTGGACCTCACCTTTCCCAAGATATCCAGTGTGGAAGCTATGAAG GACAGACTTAGCAGGAATTCATTTTCGTTTAAGGGTAGGGCAGTCAGCCAATCCGCCCCACTATTTCCTGAAAATAAGTTGGACCGCGCTGAAAAAATGAGACACATGCAGCCATCATTGTCCCGGAAGTTCCACTCGTATGTACTACCCACACCTGTTGATACAAACCATTCAGTTTCTACTGGACCCGGTAATTCAGTTCCCCAAACTGTACAGTCAAGTTTAAGTGGCCTAAAGCAGAATTTGTGGCATTCATCACCCTTGGAACCAAATAATGAAAAGATCATGGGAGATAAGAAAGCTGCTGGACCAACAGTAATAAATGCACAGTCAGTCCTCAGAGAGAGCAATAATAATATTGCATCCCATCGATTACCCCCTCCTCTTGCAGGTCATATGGTGTATTTAGGGATGGATCCCCTGGCTGCTTTTgattctaaaaaaataaaaagacaggCATTTTCTGGTCCTCTGACAGGTAAGCATTCGTCTTCCAAGCCTGTGTCAGTGGGATCTCACCAAATGTTTTCTGGACCTCTGTTGAGAAATCCAATACCTCAACCAACATCAGTATCGCCTAAAGTATCTCCAAATGCTTCTCCTACTTTTATGTCCTCGCCTAAAATAAGTGAGCTTCATGAGCTTCCTAGGCCTCCTGTTGGCTTAACCTCTAAGTCTTCAAGACCTCTTGTTGGCCATTCAGCCCCCTTGGCGCCCAGAGCACAAATGCAATCTACTACAAGTAAACCACCGTTGTCACCGACAGCTGCTCCTTTGCCAAAACCTCCTCAGATCATCCCTCGTAGTTTCTCTATACCCTCAAGTAGTTCTAGAGTGACGGAGTTGCATGTATCTGAACCACAGGAGGCTTTTCCTGTTCCTGAAAAGTCTGAAGATGTTGCTTCACCTCCTTTGAGTCCAATAGCCTTATCTAACACACCTAAGAAATCATAA